From a region of the Arachis ipaensis cultivar K30076 chromosome B09, Araip1.1, whole genome shotgun sequence genome:
- the LOC107618759 gene encoding urease accessory protein F, which translates to MQISKGCDNGPRLAASIAQWSQWQLLDSLLPTGGFAHSFGLEAAVQSNLVSNPDELKTFIIHVLENTGSLLLPFVHVASVSPKLETWHNLDKILDATLTNEVSRKASISQGSALMRVGSAVFSELPSLKTMRNASLGSGTVSFHHAPIFGLICGTLGLDSTDSQRAYMYITMRDVISAATRLNLIGPLGAAVLQHQLAPNAEGILEKWKNRNIDDACQVAPLLDTVQGCHGYLFSRLFSS; encoded by the coding sequence ATGCAAATAAGTAAAGGGTGTGACAACGGACCTCGCCTTGCAGCCTCCATTGCACAGTGGAGCCAATGGCAGTTGCTTGATTCTCTTCTACCTACCGGCGGCTTTGCTCACTCTTTCGGCCTTGAAGCAGCAGTTCAGTCCAACCTGGTCTCAAATCCAGATGAACTCAAGACATTCATTATCCATGTCTTGGAGAACACAGGAAGCTTACTCCTTCCTTTCGTGCACGTGGCTTCCGTGTCGCCCAAGTTGGAAACCTGGCACAATCTTGACAAAATATTGGATGCCACACTGACAAATGAAGTCAGCCGAAAGGCATCGATCTCACAAGGGTCTGCACTAATGAGGGTGGGTTCGGCTGTGTTCTCGGAACTCCCTTCTCTGAAAACAATGAGAAATGCTTCTTTGGGGTCAGGTACTGTATCTTTTCACCATGCTCCTATATTTGGACTTATATGTGGCACACTAGGATTAGATAGTACTGATTCTCAAAGAGCTTATATGTACATCACAATGAGGGATGTTATTTCTGCTGCCACAAGGTTGAATTTGATAGGTCCTCTTGGTGCTGCAGTTTTGCAGCATCAACTTGCTCCTAATGCTGAAGGTATACTAGAGAAATGGAAGAATCGCAACATTGACGATGCATGCCAAGTTGCACCTCTGCTAGATACAGTGCAAGGTTGCCATGGTTATTTGTTTTCTAGGCTCTTTTCGTCTTAG
- the LOC107616145 gene encoding uncharacterized protein LOC107616145 isoform X2 — MTIGTLSLLTMIRFESGSFNGLPPLRSPKLSPHSHISLTKPSWVVRTESNVKKKRGKKPDPHCVVCEGSGRVDCHQCRGKGRTNQVHLEMLPKGEWPKWCRTCGGSGLGYCSRCLGIGEYS; from the exons ATGACTATTGGGACCCTGAGTTTATTGACAATGATTCGATTCGAGAGTGGGAGTTTCAATGGCCTACCTCCTCTGCGCTCCCCCAAGTTGTCGCCACATAGTCACATCTCACTCACTAAGCCATCTTGGGTTGTGAGAACGGAGTCAAATGttaagaagaagagaggaaagaaGCCGGATCCACATTGTGTAGTCTGTGAGGGGAGTGGACGAGTCGATTGCCACCAGTGTCGTGGGAAGGGAAGGACAAACCAGGTTCATTTGGAAATGCTCCCGAAAGGCGAATGGCCAAAATGGTGTAGAACTTGTGGCGGAAGCGGTCTTGGTTACTGCTCCCGTTGCCTTGGTATCGGAGAATATAG CTGA
- the LOC107616145 gene encoding uncharacterized protein LOC107616145 isoform X1 yields MTIGTLSLLTMIRFESGSFNGLPPLRSPKLSPHSHISLTKPSWVVRTESNVKKKRGKKPDPHCVVCEGSGRVDCHQCRGKGRTNQVHLEMLPKGEWPKWCRTCGGSGLGYCSRCLGIGEYRLLWESDICRRCQLTIIYNANK; encoded by the exons ATGACTATTGGGACCCTGAGTTTATTGACAATGATTCGATTCGAGAGTGGGAGTTTCAATGGCCTACCTCCTCTGCGCTCCCCCAAGTTGTCGCCACATAGTCACATCTCACTCACTAAGCCATCTTGGGTTGTGAGAACGGAGTCAAATGttaagaagaagagaggaaagaaGCCGGATCCACATTGTGTAGTCTGTGAGGGGAGTGGACGAGTCGATTGCCACCAGTGTCGTGGGAAGGGAAGGACAAACCAGGTTCATTTGGAAATGCTCCCGAAAGGCGAATGGCCAAAATGGTGTAGAACTTGTGGCGGAAGCGGTCTTGGTTACTGCTCCCGTTGCCTTGGTATCGGAGAATATAG GCTTTTGTGGGAATCTGATATTTGTCGTCGATGCCAGCTGACTATCATTTACAATGCAAATAAGTAA